TGATACTGGACTTACAACCAATACAGGAGGACGTATCAAACGTCTTGCTCCCTATGTCGGTCGAGAAACATTCATGTTAACTTGGGGTGATGGAGTTTCTAACATCGACCTGCACGAGCTTCTAGCTTTTCACCGTTCTCACGGCAAGCTAGCTACTCTCACTGCTGTTCGACCCCCTGCCCGTTTTGGTCACTTAGATTTGAAAGGGAATCAAATTTCTGAATTTTCAGAAAAACCCCAAACCAAAGAAGGTTGGATTAATGGTGCTTTCTTTGTTTTAGAACCTGAGATCTTTGACTATATAGATGGTGACGAAACCCAATGGGAAAAAGAGCCATTAGAAAGGCTTGCTAGGGATGGTCAGTTGATGGCTTACAAGCACGATGGTTTCTGGCAGTGTATGGACACTTTAAGAGACAAAAATCGTTTAGAAACTCTCTGGGCTAGTGGAAACGCACCTTGGAAAACATGGGAGGATCAAACATATGAAAATACTGGTGACTGGTCACAAGGGTTACATCGGAACGTTAATGATTCCAATGTTGCTAGACAAAGGGTATGATGTCGTCGGTTTAGATACTGATTTATATGCCAGAAGTACATTTGGAGCAGGGATTGTTGAAATCCCTGAAATCAAAAAAGATCTTCGGGACGTAGAACTTCAGGACTTGGAAGGATTTGAAGCAGTTTTACACTTAGCTGGTCTTTCCAATGATCCTTTAGGAAATCTTAATCCCAAACTAACAGAAGAGATTAATTATTTAGCTTCTGTAAAACTTGCCAAATTATCTAAACAGGCTGGGGTTAGTCGTTTTATCTTTTCCTCATCCTGTAGTAATTATGGTGCAGGGGGAGAAGATTTGCTCAACGAAGAGTCTGCTTTTAACCCTGTTACTCCTTATGGAGTTTCTAAAGTAAAAGTAGAGCAAGATGTTAGCCAATTGGCTGACGATAATTTTAGTCCTACTTTTTTACGTAATGCTACTGCCTACGGGGTATCACCTAGATTGAGATTTGATTTAGTACTCAATAATTTAGTTGCTTGGGCATTTACTAAGGGGTTAGTCTATATTAAGAGTGATGGCACTCCTTGGCGACCTATCATTCATATTGAAGATATTTCCAGAGCTTTTCTGGCTGTATTAGAAGCACCTAGAGAACTAATTCATAATGAGGCATTTAATGTAGGTCGCAATGAGGACAACTATCAGATTAAGGATCTGGCGGAAATTGTGATAGATACAGTTCCCAATTCCCGTATAGAATACGCTCCTGATGCTGGTCCTGATAAACGCTGTTACCGAGTTGACTGTAGCAAAATAACCAGAGTACTGCCGAGCTTTAAGCCTCAATGGGATGCCCAAAAAGGAGCAGTAGAGCTATACGAAATATATCAAAAAGTTGGCTTGACTTTAGAGGAATTTGAAGGTTCTAAATACCAAAGAATTGCTCATATTAAGTATTTAATTAGCAACGAACTGCTAAATGGGGAATTACGTTGGCAAAAAGAACAGCTTGCAACTATTGAATAACCTGCATGAAAAAACTTTGCTTGACATATATATAAATATAAGGCGAAGTTGATTTCAAAATGTTTAAATAGGAAAAAATTGGGGCAATCATTTGATGGTTGCCTCGATTAGTAGAGCCAACAATGTAAATTAAATAATAGATAAGCAATATTATGAATGCTTCTCAGCCAAGCTGTCTTTCATGCGGAAATTCTGACTTAAAGTCAATTATTTCCTTCGGTTATACTCCCCTTGCTGACAACCTTTTAACTAAAGAACAGTTAGCTTCTCCCGAATATACTGCTCCATTGGATCTAGCTTTTTGCCCTGACTGTAGTCTAGTACAAATTACGGAAATAGTTCCCCCAGAAATACTATTTTGTCGGGATTATCCTTATTTTTCTTCTGTCTCACCATCTCTATTAAAGCACTTTGGGGATAGTGCCAAAAATTTAATTAAAACTAGAAATCTAGATAATAATAGTTTTGTGATTGAAGCAGCTAGCAATGATGGCTATATGCTCAAAAACTTTGTAGAACGACAAATTCCTGTTTTGGGAATAGATCCTGCTTCGGGACAAGTAGAAGCTGCCAACAATGCGGGGATCTATTCCATCTGTACTTTCTTTGGTAAAGAGCTAGCGCAAAAATTGAAAGGCGAAGGAAAACAAGCTGATGTCTTTT
This DNA window, taken from Pleurocapsa sp. FMAR1, encodes the following:
- a CDS encoding NAD-dependent epimerase/dehydratase family protein, encoding MLLDKGYDVVGLDTDLYARSTFGAGIVEIPEIKKDLRDVELQDLEGFEAVLHLAGLSNDPLGNLNPKLTEEINYLASVKLAKLSKQAGVSRFIFSSSCSNYGAGGEDLLNEESAFNPVTPYGVSKVKVEQDVSQLADDNFSPTFLRNATAYGVSPRLRFDLVLNNLVAWAFTKGLVYIKSDGTPWRPIIHIEDISRAFLAVLEAPRELIHNEAFNVGRNEDNYQIKDLAEIVIDTVPNSRIEYAPDAGPDKRCYRVDCSKITRVLPSFKPQWDAQKGAVELYEIYQKVGLTLEEFEGSKYQRIAHIKYLISNELLNGELRWQKEQLATIE
- the rfbF gene encoding glucose-1-phosphate cytidylyltransferase, with protein sequence MKVAFLAGGLGTRISEETENKPKPMVEIGGQPILWHIMMHYHQYGFKDFAVALGYKGAVIKKYMVDYCALNSNLTVGFRNGEVKPHGGSKLDWNVDLIDTGLTTNTGGRIKRLAPYVGRETFMLTWGDGVSNIDLHELLAFHRSHGKLATLTAVRPPARFGHLDLKGNQISEFSEKPQTKEGWINGAFFVLEPEIFDYIDGDETQWEKEPLERLARDGQLMAYKHDGFWQCMDTLRDKNRLETLWASGNAPWKTWEDQTYENTGDWSQGLHRNVNDSNVARQRV